A region from the Agarivorans sp. Alg241-V36 genome encodes:
- a CDS encoding cupin domain-containing protein yields MKTTAQYWNVLAANHVGQWEEIEGSQGQLEQLTLAIDNSTGDYTRLTRFKAGANSEAFGAKSHSYPEEIYIVSGRLYDAAFDIWLEAGHYASRPPGEVHGPFKCEQECLVLEVSYPSQAIE; encoded by the coding sequence ATGAAAACCACTGCACAATATTGGAATGTATTGGCTGCCAATCATGTTGGCCAATGGGAAGAGATAGAAGGTAGCCAAGGACAGTTAGAGCAACTCACCTTGGCTATTGATAACAGCACTGGTGATTATACTCGCCTAACTCGTTTTAAAGCTGGCGCAAACAGTGAAGCCTTTGGGGCTAAGTCGCATAGTTATCCCGAAGAAATCTATATAGTATCTGGCCGCTTATACGATGCGGCTTTTGATATTTGGCTAGAAGCTGGGCACTACGCCAGTCGCCCTCCCGGTGAAGTTCACGGCCCATTTAAATGCGAGCAAGAGTGCTTAGTATTGGAAGTGTCTTACCCAAGCCAAGCTATTGAGTAG
- a CDS encoding ester cyclase codes for MTTQLKQNKANAVAFYQMAYLGEPAKAVEMFVGDVYIQHNPLVANGLQGFIDYFDEMQRDYPDKQIEFLRCIAEGDMVALHTHQIWPGNDQYVTMDFFRFDEHGKIVEHWDSIQEVPEGSANGNSMF; via the coding sequence ATGACTACGCAGCTAAAACAAAATAAAGCCAATGCAGTGGCATTTTATCAAATGGCCTACTTAGGTGAGCCAGCTAAAGCCGTTGAGATGTTTGTTGGCGACGTATACATTCAACATAACCCCTTAGTGGCAAACGGCCTGCAAGGCTTTATTGATTATTTCGATGAAATGCAGCGTGATTACCCTGATAAGCAAATCGAGTTTTTGCGCTGTATCGCAGAGGGTGACATGGTGGCCTTACATACTCATCAAATTTGGCCTGGCAATGATCAGTACGTCACCATGGATTTCTTTCGCTTTGACGAACATGGCAAAATTGTCGAGCATTGGGACAGCATTCAAGAAGTGCCCGAAGGCAGCGCAAATGGCAATAGCATGTTTTAA
- a CDS encoding heparan-alpha-glucosaminide N-acetyltransferase domain-containing protein — protein MNTINSVPQSKPAKTPRLASIDILRGLVMLLMLLDHVRERFYYQHRITDPITIEDTEAELFFTRILAHFCAPIFVFLTGVSAWLYANPNNKAPRSAAEFLLKRGLFLVLLEVTLVNFSWFGSYNALYLQVIWAIGISMIALALLSGLPRFWVAALGLAIVFGHNALTAIEFLPGEWGYSLWTILHDRGPLYSSDSFSVFASYPVLPWIGVILLGFALGPIFSAKVESSKRKQWLFKLSAAALSLLVLLRGFNIYGETLPWEVGASFIETMMSFLNFTKYPPSLHFILLTVGIALALLALFDTWQSKLSDCLKTYGSAPMFFYLFHLYLLLIGYKLVMWTIGPNVDGLFGFAALWQVWLLSAVLAIALYLPTRAFARYKHSSNKAWIKYF, from the coding sequence ATGAATACCATAAACAGCGTTCCCCAAAGTAAACCCGCCAAAACCCCGCGGCTGGCGTCTATCGATATACTGCGAGGCTTAGTGATGCTACTAATGCTGCTCGACCACGTGCGTGAGCGCTTTTATTACCAGCATCGTATTACCGACCCTATTACCATTGAAGATACCGAAGCGGAGCTGTTTTTCACGCGTATCTTGGCGCATTTTTGCGCGCCTATCTTTGTGTTTTTAACCGGTGTTTCCGCCTGGTTATACGCAAACCCAAATAACAAAGCGCCGCGCTCTGCAGCTGAGTTTTTACTTAAGCGCGGGTTATTTTTGGTGCTTCTGGAAGTCACGCTGGTTAACTTCTCTTGGTTTGGCAGCTACAACGCGCTTTACTTACAAGTCATTTGGGCGATTGGCATAAGTATGATTGCTTTGGCACTGTTATCAGGCCTGCCACGATTTTGGGTTGCTGCACTCGGTTTGGCCATTGTCTTTGGTCACAATGCCCTAACAGCGATTGAGTTTTTGCCTGGTGAATGGGGTTACAGCTTGTGGACCATTTTGCATGACCGTGGTCCTTTATATAGCAGTGATAGTTTTAGTGTTTTTGCTTCCTACCCAGTACTGCCGTGGATAGGCGTAATCTTGCTAGGTTTTGCCTTAGGCCCAATCTTTAGTGCTAAGGTTGAGTCAAGTAAACGCAAACAATGGCTGTTTAAACTGTCAGCTGCGGCGCTATCGCTGCTTGTTTTACTGCGAGGCTTTAATATCTATGGCGAAACCCTACCTTGGGAAGTAGGAGCAAGCTTTATTGAAACCATGATGTCGTTTTTAAACTTCACCAAATACCCGCCGTCTTTGCACTTTATTCTTCTTACGGTTGGCATCGCCTTAGCCTTGCTCGCCTTGTTTGATACTTGGCAAAGCAAATTAAGTGATTGCCTAAAAACCTACGGTTCAGCGCCGATGTTCTTTTACCTATTCCACTTATACTTGCTGCTTATCGGCTATAAATTGGTGATGTGGACCATTGGCCCCAATGTAGATGGTTTATTTGGTTTTGCCGCCTTGTGGCAGGTATGGCTACTAAGTGCAGTGCTCGCCATTGCTTTGTACTTGCCAACTCGCGCTTTTGCTCGCTATAAGCACAGTAGTAACAAAGCGTGGATAAAGTACTTTTAG
- a CDS encoding alkyl/aryl-sulfatase produces the protein MKKTTIALSLLLTAGLTSVAVASDNHRYDGVEVTIPTLSHDYYLGKDSGATHYWHGENQGMLWIATGGNDAFDAESSQVHPQLTAHSQKMDKGVFAYKEKFFQVYGYGLTSPMIVDGDKGLLIFDPVESVDKMKMVMDDFRKVTGNKKTVAAVMYSHWHPDHYAGVRGIEGAEEALIIAHDTFMTNVVKGSMGGTGPALGFRVDYSLGTLLNVEQGGRINGGLGPDFEIREHSLIAPNTLVEGKFGQLNMEISGVEIEFKHVPSEASDEITAYFPEFNLLFGSEVIQGESFPNLHTIRGTQYRDPSIWFPGIDTLREYKAETLMVSHGRPVVGAKHVDNTLTAYRDAIQYTYDQSIKAINNGSTQEDLIREIKLPKHLENHPWLGDFYGSIRHAAKQIFVGEMGWFDGDPTTLNATYSVEASQRYVEMVGGKQKMMSHAIDACDTGDYQWCAEMATHAIRVDLNDMQPRLLKAKALRELGYRETNNNWRNWYLTSAQELDGSIDYSKKINLQAPDLMAEFEPSQLVNALRFSLNAERSADQHFTIAFNFSDSKEVHALEVRRSVAQFREDFNGDAKATINLTKPVFLGLLVGKIDFAEAVKAGYITLDGDAATVPAFFALLDKPAENPKITLR, from the coding sequence ATGAAGAAAACAACCATCGCTTTATCTCTGCTACTTACGGCAGGTTTAACCAGTGTAGCTGTAGCCAGCGACAACCATCGTTACGACGGTGTAGAAGTAACAATTCCAACACTTTCTCATGATTACTACCTAGGGAAAGACTCAGGTGCAACTCACTACTGGCACGGTGAAAACCAAGGCATGTTGTGGATTGCAACTGGTGGTAACGATGCATTTGATGCTGAATCAAGCCAAGTTCACCCTCAGTTAACTGCCCACTCGCAAAAAATGGACAAGGGTGTATTTGCATACAAAGAGAAATTCTTCCAAGTTTACGGTTATGGCTTAACCTCGCCAATGATTGTAGATGGCGACAAAGGCCTATTGATTTTTGACCCAGTTGAATCTGTAGACAAAATGAAAATGGTGATGGATGACTTCCGCAAAGTTACAGGCAATAAAAAGACGGTTGCCGCGGTAATGTACTCTCACTGGCACCCAGATCACTACGCTGGCGTGCGCGGCATTGAAGGTGCCGAAGAAGCATTAATTATTGCCCATGACACCTTTATGACCAATGTTGTTAAAGGCTCTATGGGCGGTACAGGGCCAGCTTTAGGCTTTCGCGTAGATTACTCTTTAGGTACGCTGCTTAACGTTGAACAAGGCGGCCGTATTAATGGTGGCCTTGGTCCAGACTTTGAAATTCGTGAACACAGCCTGATTGCCCCAAACACCTTGGTTGAAGGCAAATTCGGTCAGCTAAACATGGAAATTTCTGGGGTAGAGATTGAATTTAAACACGTGCCTTCAGAAGCATCTGATGAAATCACCGCTTACTTCCCAGAATTCAACCTATTGTTTGGCTCAGAAGTTATACAAGGTGAAAGCTTCCCTAACTTGCACACCATTCGTGGCACCCAATACCGCGACCCAAGCATTTGGTTCCCAGGTATCGATACCTTGCGTGAATACAAGGCCGAAACCTTAATGGTGTCACACGGTCGCCCTGTAGTGGGTGCTAAACATGTAGACAATACACTTACTGCTTACCGCGATGCCATTCAATATACTTACGACCAGTCAATCAAAGCGATTAACAACGGTTCAACTCAAGAAGATTTGATCCGCGAAATCAAGCTACCTAAACACCTGGAAAACCATCCTTGGTTAGGTGACTTCTATGGCTCAATTCGCCACGCAGCTAAGCAGATTTTTGTTGGTGAAATGGGCTGGTTTGACGGTGACCCAACAACCTTGAACGCAACCTATTCAGTTGAAGCTTCGCAACGTTATGTTGAAATGGTTGGCGGCAAACAAAAAATGATGAGCCATGCTATTGATGCCTGTGACACTGGTGACTACCAATGGTGTGCTGAAATGGCAACCCATGCGATTCGAGTTGACTTAAACGATATGCAACCACGCTTACTTAAAGCGAAAGCTCTTCGTGAACTAGGCTACCGAGAAACCAACAACAACTGGCGTAACTGGTACTTAACCTCGGCCCAAGAACTTGATGGCAGTATTGATTACTCTAAAAAAATCAACTTACAAGCACCTGATTTAATGGCGGAGTTTGAGCCATCACAATTAGTGAATGCCTTACGCTTTAGCCTAAATGCAGAGCGCAGTGCAGACCAGCACTTCACCATCGCATTTAACTTTAGTGATAGTAAAGAAGTACACGCTCTAGAAGTACGCCGCTCTGTTGCACAGTTCCGCGAAGATTTTAATGGCGACGCTAAAGCTACTATCAACCTAACTAAGCCAGTATTCCTTGGCCTATTAGTTGGCAAGATTGACTTTGCAGAAGCAGTTAAAGCGGGATACATCACTCTAGATGGCGATGCAGCAACAGTGCCAGCGTTCTTTGCTTTATTAGACAAACCCGCAGAGAACCCAAAAATCACTTTGCGTTAA